The following proteins come from a genomic window of Thermoproteus sp.:
- a CDS encoding transcription initiation factor IIB yields MSSQPNSQGIPHKLRVAKSTDGYLSLITETGEPYVCPVCGNDKFVYNYERGEIVCVVCGTVISENLVDLGPEWRAFTNEEKGQRARTGAPITRLVSEALTTVIDWRDKDVSGKELDLKRKLEVIRLRKWQTRARVQTSYERNFVQAAQELERLKSSMGVPRPCVEQALEIYRQALEKELVRGRSVEAMAAAALYMACRMLKMPRPLDELIRYTKASRREVARCYRLLLRELNVKVPISDPVLYISRVAEQLKLTGDVVKTAIEIIDKAKKAGLTAGKDPAGLAAAAVYIASLLHGDNRTQKDFAIAAGVTEVTVRNRYKELAKALDIKIPVK; encoded by the coding sequence ATGTCTTCTCAGCCCAACTCCCAGGGAATACCCCACAAGCTCCGCGTAGCCAAAAGCACTGATGGGTATTTAAGCTTAATCACAGAGACCGGAGAGCCGTACGTATGTCCCGTGTGCGGCAACGACAAGTTCGTATATAACTACGAGAGAGGCGAAATAGTATGTGTGGTCTGCGGCACTGTGATTTCGGAGAACCTAGTGGATTTAGGGCCCGAGTGGAGGGCCTTCACCAATGAGGAGAAGGGCCAGAGGGCCCGTACAGGCGCGCCTATAACTCGTCTGGTCTCCGAGGCGCTCACAACAGTGATAGACTGGAGGGACAAGGACGTCTCCGGCAAGGAGCTCGACTTGAAGAGGAAGTTGGAGGTGATAAGGTTGAGGAAATGGCAGACGAGAGCTAGAGTCCAAACGAGCTACGAGCGTAATTTCGTCCAGGCGGCGCAGGAGCTCGAGAGGCTGAAGAGCTCCATGGGGGTCCCGAGGCCCTGTGTGGAGCAGGCACTAGAGATCTACAGACAGGCGTTAGAGAAGGAGCTGGTCCGAGGTCGCTCGGTGGAGGCCATGGCGGCGGCGGCCCTCTATATGGCCTGTAGGATGTTGAAGATGCCCAGGCCTTTGGACGAGTTAATAAGATACACCAAAGCCTCTAGGAGGGAGGTCGCCAGGTGCTATAGGCTCCTGTTGAGAGAACTCAACGTAAAGGTGCCCATAAGTGACCCGGTGCTGTACATCTCTAGAGTTGCCGAACAGCTGAAGCTGACGGGCGATGTAGTCAAGACAGCCATTGAGATTATAGACAAGGCGAAGAAGGCCGGGCTTACGGCCGGCAAAGACCCGGCAGGCCTCGCCGCGGCTGCGGTCTACATAGCCTCGTTGTTACACGGCGACAATAGGACACAGAAGGACTTCGCGATCGCCGCAGGCGTCACGGAAGTCACAGTTAGGAATAGATATAAGGAGCTAGCCAAGGCACTCGACATAAAGATACCCGTCAAATGA